The following proteins are encoded in a genomic region of Haloarcula marina:
- a CDS encoding arylsulfotransferase family protein: protein MERATRGVALVAASLLLLAATLTVGAAMAPDRGVSSTGDADGGTLVGSQGGGPGWHEKGSVYLVENDSIAWREDSADSYFDVTRLPNGTVMAGFMHSGYDSRCAPYDPPCTKTGFRIIDPEADGGPTVVSEYAFPVRTAKNSETHDVERLPSGEYLLSDMEHERIFTVQDGAVTWQWNASSFYDAPPDPTRRDWLHINDVDAVNETHYLVSVRNANQILLVSRGEGVVEVINEDRRDDDDGSCRVRGEQLADFDGDGDVTCGNPEILDHQHNPQWLGDGAVLVADSDNNRVVELHRVDGRWEPAWTLTRAGGIDIRWPRDADRLDNGNTLVTDTLNKRVFEVTPNGTVVWSTGTPDDSPIPYEAERLPEGERVGATQYDSTGTDGTPTETATGAGTETGSSVPGLSLLLVGIRAVAPWTPFWFGESHLALSLVAVVGVVAGSVEWARFRER, encoded by the coding sequence ATGGAACGCGCCACGCGCGGTGTCGCCCTCGTCGCCGCAAGCCTCCTCCTCCTCGCCGCGACGCTGACCGTCGGGGCCGCGATGGCCCCGGACCGCGGCGTCAGCAGTACCGGTGACGCCGACGGCGGCACCCTCGTCGGGTCACAGGGCGGCGGCCCCGGGTGGCACGAGAAGGGGAGCGTCTACCTCGTCGAGAACGACTCTATCGCGTGGCGCGAGGACAGCGCCGACAGCTACTTCGACGTGACGCGACTCCCGAACGGGACGGTCATGGCCGGGTTCATGCACTCGGGCTACGATTCGAGGTGCGCCCCCTACGACCCCCCGTGTACGAAGACCGGATTCCGCATCATCGACCCCGAGGCCGACGGCGGCCCGACGGTCGTCAGCGAGTACGCCTTCCCGGTCCGGACGGCCAAGAACAGCGAGACGCACGACGTAGAGCGCCTGCCGAGCGGCGAGTACCTGCTCTCGGACATGGAACACGAGCGCATCTTCACCGTGCAGGACGGCGCGGTGACGTGGCAGTGGAACGCCTCGTCGTTCTACGATGCGCCGCCGGACCCCACCCGGCGCGATTGGCTCCACATCAACGACGTGGACGCCGTCAACGAGACCCACTACCTCGTCTCCGTGCGTAACGCGAACCAGATTCTGCTCGTCTCCCGCGGCGAGGGCGTCGTCGAGGTCATCAACGAGGACCGGCGCGACGACGACGACGGTTCCTGTCGGGTCCGCGGCGAGCAGTTGGCGGACTTCGACGGCGACGGCGACGTGACCTGCGGGAACCCCGAGATTCTGGACCACCAGCACAACCCCCAATGGCTGGGTGACGGGGCGGTACTCGTCGCGGACTCGGACAACAACCGCGTGGTCGAACTCCACCGCGTCGACGGCCGCTGGGAACCGGCGTGGACGCTGACCCGCGCGGGCGGCATCGACATCCGCTGGCCGCGGGACGCCGACCGACTCGACAACGGCAACACGCTGGTCACGGACACGCTGAACAAGCGCGTCTTCGAGGTGACGCCCAACGGCACCGTCGTCTGGAGCACCGGCACGCCCGACGACTCGCCGATTCCCTACGAGGCCGAGCGACTCCCCGAGGGCGAACGCGTCGGCGCGACGCAGTACGACTCGACGGGGACGGACGGGACGCCGACCGAGACGGCGACCGGCGCGGGCACCGAGACGGGGAGTTCGGTTCCAGGCCTCTCGCTGTTGCTCGTCGGCATCCGTGCCGTCGCGCCGTGGACGCCCTTCTGGTTCGGCGAATCCCATCTGGCGCTGTCGCTCGTTGCCGTCGTCGGTGTCGTCGCGGGAAGCGTCGAATGGGCGCGGTTCCGAGAGCGATAA
- a CDS encoding ZIP family metal transporter, translated as MQSGFVDAFASLVGTDPLVLGLVGGLVIATLNLLGASLVLVWRDPSEKALDTALGFAAGVMLAAAFTSLIIPGIEEYSGGNPVPTLVGVALGALFLDQADRFLPHAHYLLTGRRRTDAAHPSESLPVDDQRLAGVVLFILAITLHNMPEGLAVGVGFGAAATDPAQLGGALSLMLAIGIQNVPEGLAVSVAAINAGLDKRFYAVVAGVRAGVVEIPLAILGAVAVTLVEPLLPYAMGFAAGAMLFVISDEIIPETHRSGYERVATLGLMAGAIVMLYLDISLAG; from the coding sequence ATGCAGTCGGGATTCGTCGACGCGTTCGCGTCGTTGGTCGGCACTGACCCGCTCGTCTTGGGCCTCGTCGGCGGCCTCGTCATCGCCACACTGAACCTCCTGGGGGCGTCGCTCGTGCTGGTGTGGCGGGACCCCTCGGAGAAGGCGCTAGACACCGCGCTGGGATTCGCCGCCGGAGTGATGCTGGCGGCGGCCTTCACGAGCCTCATCATCCCCGGTATCGAGGAGTACTCAGGTGGGAACCCGGTGCCGACGCTGGTCGGCGTCGCCCTCGGCGCGCTGTTTCTCGACCAAGCCGACCGCTTTCTCCCGCACGCCCACTACCTGCTGACCGGGCGCAGGCGGACCGACGCCGCGCACCCCAGCGAGTCCCTGCCCGTCGACGACCAGCGACTCGCGGGCGTCGTCCTGTTCATCCTCGCTATCACGCTCCACAACATGCCCGAGGGACTGGCCGTCGGCGTCGGGTTCGGCGCGGCCGCCACCGACCCCGCACAACTCGGCGGGGCGCTCTCGCTCATGCTCGCCATCGGCATCCAGAACGTCCCCGAAGGACTGGCTGTGTCGGTGGCGGCCATCAACGCGGGGCTGGACAAGCGATTCTACGCCGTCGTCGCGGGGGTTCGCGCGGGCGTCGTCGAGATTCCGCTGGCGATTCTCGGCGCCGTCGCCGTCACCCTCGTCGAACCGCTCCTCCCCTACGCGATGGGCTTTGCCGCGGGCGCGATGCTGTTCGTCATCTCCGACGAGATAATCCCGGAGACCCACCGGAGCGGCTACGAGCGCGT